Proteins encoded together in one uncultured Desulfosarcina sp. window:
- a CDS encoding DUF882 domain-containing protein has protein sequence MGKCSRRDFLKFGTGLLAGCLVPATAWSALPPDDSRRTLSFYNTHTGERLNVCYYSKGAYCPDALKKINHILRDHRTGDVQAIDRRLLDLLYTVNQRLAPGTPFHIISGYRSPKTNAQLRKNSNGVAKRSFHMLGQAIDIRLPGCDTGNLRKACLDLKLGGVGYYPKSDFVHVDTGAFRTWRG, from the coding sequence ATGGGTAAATGCAGTCGACGCGATTTTCTGAAGTTCGGAACCGGTTTGCTGGCGGGCTGCCTGGTTCCAGCCACCGCCTGGTCCGCACTGCCGCCGGACGACAGCCGCCGCACCCTGTCATTCTACAACACCCACACCGGCGAACGGCTCAACGTCTGCTACTATAGCAAAGGCGCCTATTGCCCCGACGCCCTGAAAAAGATCAATCACATTCTGCGGGATCACCGCACCGGCGACGTCCAGGCCATCGATCGCCGCCTGCTCGATCTGCTCTACACCGTCAACCAGCGCCTGGCGCCCGGTACGCCGTTTCACATCATTTCCGGCTACCGCTCTCCCAAGACCAACGCCCAACTGCGCAAGAACAGCAACGGCGTGGCCAAACGCAGCTTTCACATGCTCGGACAGGCCATTGACATCCGTCTGCCCGGATGCGATACCGGCAATCTGCGTAAAGCCTGCCTGGACTTAAAGCTTGGCGGCGTCGGCTACTATCCCAAGTCCGACTTCGTGCATGTGGACACCGGCGCCTTTCGCACCTGGAGAGGATAG
- the mutL gene encoding DNA mismatch repair endonuclease MutL, translating to MSKIRVLPENLSNKIAAGEVVERPASVVKELVENAIDAGSRRILVEIEQGGRKRIRVSDNGDGMGRDDALLCLERYATSKILREPDLFSIRTLGFRGEALPSIASVSRFTLITREKDADAGTRIEVAGGRINSVSDAGAPAGTMVSVANLFYNTPARRKFLKSINTEMGHIADTIASMALCRPSIQFRLDHNNRTVKSWAAAAAPVDRVADVLGSGVKKDLHPVERETDDVRIGGWIAAARMNRSTARGIYLFVNGRWIKDRVVQHALFAGYSGRLMKGQYPVAVLFLTVPFDQVDVNVHPTKHEVRFIRQKSVHDTVRDAVAETLRQSDPTRRQAPAAAASFPAARQNAVAEPRSEYRTAPQSGTRDKPPVFRGPVQPKPPVAEGHKPAGAIPEPQPPASERPAQPALPPEKPARQESLWTRPFFSGLTVIGQAKGTYIICESDQGLLLIDQHAAHERIVFEQLKRQTAERRPASQRLLLPETVDLGFREAQILNKLAPELDRYGLEIEPFGGNTFVVKAVPTLLDSSEMPAMITRLVEKTAEIGVSVDMESILDGCLMVMACHNAVRAHQRLSGEQIKAMLEQLDACENPSHCPHGRPIWVQWTVKELEKRFQRIVN from the coding sequence ATGTCAAAAATACGGGTCCTTCCGGAAAATCTGTCCAACAAGATCGCGGCCGGGGAAGTGGTGGAGCGGCCGGCCTCGGTGGTCAAAGAGTTGGTGGAAAACGCCATCGATGCCGGCAGCAGACGCATCCTGGTGGAGATCGAGCAGGGCGGGCGCAAACGCATCCGTGTGTCGGACAACGGAGACGGGATGGGCCGCGACGATGCCCTGCTCTGCCTGGAGCGGTACGCCACCAGCAAGATCTTGCGCGAACCGGATCTGTTTTCCATCCGGACCTTGGGCTTTCGGGGAGAGGCGCTTCCCAGCATCGCCTCGGTTTCCCGCTTTACCCTGATCACCCGGGAGAAAGACGCCGATGCAGGCACCCGGATCGAGGTGGCCGGAGGGCGAATCAACAGCGTATCCGACGCCGGCGCACCGGCCGGCACCATGGTCAGCGTCGCCAACCTTTTCTACAACACCCCTGCCCGACGCAAGTTCCTGAAAAGCATCAACACGGAAATGGGCCACATCGCAGATACCATCGCCAGCATGGCCTTGTGCCGACCCTCCATACAATTCCGGCTCGACCATAACAATCGCACGGTGAAAAGCTGGGCCGCAGCCGCAGCGCCCGTAGATCGCGTGGCCGACGTGTTGGGCAGCGGGGTCAAAAAAGACCTGCATCCCGTGGAGCGCGAAACCGACGATGTCCGGATCGGCGGGTGGATTGCCGCGGCCCGGATGAACCGATCCACGGCTCGGGGCATCTATCTGTTCGTCAACGGTCGCTGGATCAAGGATCGGGTCGTCCAGCACGCGCTTTTCGCCGGATACAGCGGCCGGCTGATGAAGGGGCAGTATCCGGTGGCCGTGCTGTTTTTAACGGTGCCCTTCGATCAGGTGGATGTCAACGTTCACCCCACCAAACACGAAGTTCGCTTCATCCGGCAGAAAAGCGTCCATGACACGGTCCGCGACGCCGTTGCCGAAACCCTGCGCCAATCCGATCCTACCCGGCGGCAGGCTCCCGCGGCAGCCGCTTCCTTTCCCGCTGCAAGGCAGAACGCCGTGGCGGAACCCCGGAGCGAATATCGCACCGCGCCGCAATCCGGGACCAGAGACAAGCCGCCTGTCTTTCGGGGTCCGGTGCAACCGAAGCCGCCTGTTGCCGAAGGACACAAACCGGCCGGTGCTATACCGGAACCGCAGCCACCCGCCAGCGAAAGACCGGCGCAGCCGGCCTTGCCTCCCGAAAAGCCGGCCCGGCAGGAATCCTTGTGGACCCGACCGTTTTTTTCCGGCCTGACGGTCATCGGCCAGGCCAAAGGCACCTACATTATCTGCGAATCCGACCAGGGCCTGCTGTTGATCGACCAGCATGCGGCCCATGAACGCATCGTTTTCGAACAGCTCAAACGCCAGACTGCCGAGCGAAGGCCGGCATCCCAGCGGCTGCTGCTGCCCGAAACCGTCGATCTGGGGTTTCGTGAAGCCCAGATCCTGAATAAACTGGCCCCGGAGTTGGACCGCTACGGATTGGAAATCGAGCCGTTTGGCGGCAATACCTTCGTGGTCAAGGCAGTCCCCACTTTGCTGGACAGCAGTGAGATGCCCGCCATGATCACCCGGCTGGTCGAAAAAACGGCCGAGATCGGCGTATCGGTGGATATGGAATCCATTCTGGACGGCTGCCTCATGGTCATGGCCTGCCACAATGCCGTCCGGGCCCACCAGCGACTCAGCGGGGAACAGATTAAGGCCATGCTCGAACAGTTGGATGCCTGCGAAAACCCCTCCCACTGCCCCCACGGAAGACCCATCTGGGTCCAGTGGACCGTCAAGGAGTTGGAGAAGCGGTTTCAGCGCATCGTCAATTGA